In Leptolyngbya sp. SIO1E4, one DNA window encodes the following:
- a CDS encoding PH domain-containing protein: protein MGIREEVYYEGGPHIGDLIINVILAFTVVFIPLTVGAIVRALWLRYRITNRRISVTGGWMGRTRSDIIYSEVTKIVTVPRGLGFWGDMVVTLKDGSKLELRALPNFRDVSAYISEKTSSKSKAVSSAAGS, encoded by the coding sequence ATGGGTATTAGAGAGGAGGTTTATTATGAAGGGGGGCCACACATTGGGGATCTCATCATCAATGTGATCCTGGCCTTTACAGTAGTCTTTATCCCTTTGACAGTGGGTGCCATTGTACGGGCTCTTTGGCTGCGATATCGCATTACCAACCGTCGCATATCGGTCACAGGCGGATGGATGGGGCGAACCCGATCAGACATTATTTACTCAGAAGTGACTAAAATCGTCACAGTCCCTAGGGGGCTTGGATTCTGGGGAGATATGGTCGTGACTCTGAAGGATGGCAGTAAGCTTGAGTTGCGTGCCCTCCCAAATTTTAGAGACGTTTCTGCTTACATCAGCGAAAAGACTTCATCTAAATCGAAGGCAGTTAGTAGCGCAGCGGGTAGCTAG
- the rpmH gene encoding 50S ribosomal protein L34: MTKRTLGGTVRKQKRTSGFRARMRTATGRRVIQTRRRKGRARLAV, from the coding sequence ATGACGAAGCGTACACTAGGCGGCACTGTCCGTAAACAAAAGAGAACATCAGGTTTTCGTGCCCGCATGCGCACAGCTACGGGTCGACGCGTAATTCAGACACGTCGCCGTAAGGGGCGGGCTCGTTTGGCAGTTTAG
- the yidC gene encoding membrane protein insertase YidC, whose product MDFGIGFLSNNIMLPILDFFYGIVPSYGLAIVALTLVIRFALYPLNAGSIRNMRRMKVAQPAMQKRVKEIQSRYKDDPTKLQEEMGKVYKEFGNPLGGCFPVLLQMPILFALFATLRGSPFADVSYPVNLQIFPQEKVEQIQPQIFSTSPKSIYVTDGVHFPVSLVLPGGNRLGVGEKTDFRIQTSDGETLQQLVSERTDVAAPLKPFVEVTKGQELVKVDEDGHIEALAPGDVTLQVKVPGLASNKGFLFIQALGRVGVTGDGGEIHWDILLMVLTFGGSLYVNQLLSGQGSSSDNAQQNAINKFTPIIFSGMFLFFPLPAGVLMYMVIANIFQTLQSFILSREPLPENLQKIVDAESSAKNDEEDGGRKTLPFEPGRSKKKKAS is encoded by the coding sequence ATGGACTTTGGTATCGGATTTTTGTCAAACAACATAATGTTGCCAATCCTGGATTTCTTCTACGGGATTGTGCCGAGCTATGGGTTAGCGATCGTGGCTCTCACCCTTGTTATTCGGTTTGCACTCTATCCTCTCAATGCTGGCTCGATCCGCAATATGCGACGCATGAAGGTCGCTCAGCCAGCTATGCAAAAGCGAGTCAAGGAAATCCAGAGCCGCTACAAAGACGATCCGACCAAGCTCCAAGAAGAAATGGGCAAGGTCTACAAGGAGTTTGGCAACCCCCTAGGAGGCTGCTTCCCGGTGCTCCTTCAGATGCCTATTCTATTTGCACTGTTTGCCACACTTCGGGGATCGCCTTTTGCAGATGTGTCCTATCCCGTGAATCTGCAAATCTTTCCTCAAGAGAAGGTTGAGCAAATTCAACCTCAGATATTTTCCACGTCCCCCAAGAGCATCTACGTCACTGATGGGGTTCATTTTCCAGTCTCTTTGGTACTGCCAGGTGGAAACCGCCTCGGGGTCGGTGAGAAAACTGATTTCCGCATACAAACCAGCGACGGAGAGACGCTTCAACAGTTAGTCAGCGAGCGCACTGACGTTGCGGCACCACTCAAGCCATTCGTTGAAGTCACGAAAGGGCAAGAGCTAGTCAAGGTTGATGAGGATGGTCATATCGAGGCGCTAGCACCTGGAGATGTGACGCTGCAGGTGAAGGTACCTGGACTTGCTTCCAACAAAGGGTTTCTGTTCATTCAAGCGCTTGGGCGAGTAGGCGTCACAGGTGACGGCGGAGAGATCCATTGGGACATCCTACTGATGGTGTTGACGTTTGGCGGTAGCTTATATGTCAACCAGCTGCTCTCAGGGCAGGGAAGCAGCAGCGATAATGCTCAGCAAAATGCGATTAACAAGTTCACTCCAATCATATTTTCTGGAATGTTCTTGTTCTTTCCGCTGCCTGCAGGGGTGCTGATGTACATGGTAATTGCGAACATTTTTCAGACCCTACAGAGTTTCATTTTGTCGCGAGAGCCCTTACCTGAAAACTTGCAGAAAATTGTGGATGCCGAGTCGTCTGCGAAGAACGATGAAGAGGACGGTGGACGCAAGACTTTACCCTTTGAACCTGGGCGCTCTAAGAAGAAAAAGGCATCGTAG
- a CDS encoding ribonuclease P protein component, translating to MALPRQYRLTHNRDFSKVYRFGKQAATNHLAVKVLTLPEQFSVCCSRFGITVSQKVSKRSVVRNRLKRQVRAALQALIPHLKSGLWIVVILRAPAIECDYWQFLRELKQLFSELEVFHGY from the coding sequence GTGGCACTGCCTAGGCAATATCGCCTAACCCATAATCGTGACTTCTCAAAGGTTTATCGCTTTGGCAAACAGGCCGCGACTAATCATCTCGCCGTTAAAGTGTTGACACTTCCAGAGCAGTTCTCGGTATGCTGCTCTCGTTTTGGAATCACAGTTAGCCAAAAAGTGAGTAAGCGTTCCGTAGTTCGCAACCGTCTTAAACGTCAAGTCAGGGCTGCACTTCAAGCGTTGATCCCGCATCTAAAGTCGGGCTTATGGATTGTAGTTATCCTGCGAGCACCTGCAATTGAGTGCGACTATTGGCAATTTTTGCGAGAATTAAAACAATTATTCTCAGAGCTTGAGGTGTTTCATGGGTATTAG
- a CDS encoding DUF2808 domain-containing protein: MRIKHWLRQSLLGALAVSGLAIAGSTAIAQTTEGLTIFGGIDAEHRLSYFIDYNERRSTRARYYLRIAGRKIPQEVLELQIAYPEAFEENGGYFTNATVEVREGTGRGGAAIATDEIVFNTEDNLIEIYPEDPLPANSSIVVVISSVRNPNRYGNHFFTLDVLYQGGVIREFVGIWPLEVAAERPGDV; this comes from the coding sequence ATGAGAATTAAGCACTGGTTGCGGCAAAGTCTTCTGGGGGCGTTGGCAGTGTCTGGTCTCGCGATCGCGGGCAGTACGGCGATCGCTCAAACCACCGAAGGGCTAACGATTTTTGGCGGTATTGATGCCGAGCATCGCTTGAGTTACTTCATTGACTACAATGAGCGGCGCAGCACCCGAGCCCGCTACTATCTCCGGATTGCTGGCCGCAAAATTCCCCAAGAAGTCCTAGAACTCCAGATTGCCTACCCTGAAGCTTTTGAGGAAAATGGCGGCTACTTTACAAATGCCACCGTTGAGGTACGTGAAGGAACCGGACGGGGCGGTGCCGCGATTGCCACCGACGAGATTGTGTTCAATACCGAAGACAATCTCATTGAGATTTACCCAGAAGATCCCCTGCCTGCTAACAGCAGTATTGTGGTTGTCATCTCCAGCGTGCGCAACCCAAATCGCTATGGCAACCACTTCTTCACCCTAGATGTTCTGTATCAAGGCGGTGTGATACGCGAGTTTGTGGGTATCTGGCCTCTAGAAGTTGCAGCTGAGCGGCCTGGAGACGTCTAA
- the pntA gene encoding Re/Si-specific NAD(P)(+) transhydrogenase subunit alpha, whose product MTVAISSDTNPVSESSSAMRLGVPKEVAVGERRVAATPDTAKKLQKLGFEVWVEAGAGLAASFPDAAYQAVGCHIIDDPASLWAESDIVLKVQSPQFHPNLHQDETELLRHGGTLISFIWPAQNQALLERLAQKNVTALAMDAVPRITRAQKLDALSSMANLAGYRAVIEAANQFGRGFTGQITAAGKIPPCKVLVIGAGVAGLAAIGTARGLGAIVRAFDTRPVVKEQVQSMGAEFLELNFAEEGEGTGGYAKVMSPAFIAAEMALFAEQAKEVDVIITTALVPGKTAPHLVTQEMVKVMKPGSVIVDLAAEQGGNCELTRPGEIYDYNGVKIIGFTDLASRMANQASQLYGNNLVHLLSDLGGAEHYTLDMNDDVIRQTTVVMAGEVVWPAPPLQSLTQATPSPTGTDTGSVQEALKPAKASLVKQLVWPILIGIALIGIGVGAPESFLSHFTVFVLAIFLGWKVIWDVTPALHTPLMSVTNAISGIIIIGGMLQISGELMSATTILGAIAIFVGTLNIAGGFFVSQRMLNMFHK is encoded by the coding sequence ATGACAGTTGCGATCTCATCAGATACAAATCCAGTTTCCGAATCGTCATCGGCAATGCGGTTGGGAGTTCCTAAAGAGGTTGCGGTAGGTGAGCGTCGGGTGGCAGCAACACCTGACACCGCTAAGAAGCTGCAAAAGCTCGGATTCGAAGTATGGGTTGAAGCAGGGGCTGGCTTAGCAGCGAGTTTTCCTGATGCTGCTTACCAGGCTGTGGGTTGCCACATTATCGACGATCCCGCGTCCCTGTGGGCGGAGTCCGATATCGTTTTAAAGGTGCAGAGTCCTCAGTTTCACCCCAATCTCCATCAGGATGAAACTGAGCTATTGCGCCATGGCGGTACTCTGATTAGCTTTATTTGGCCAGCTCAAAATCAAGCGTTGCTAGAGCGCCTCGCCCAGAAGAATGTCACTGCTTTAGCCATGGATGCGGTGCCTCGAATTACCCGTGCCCAAAAGCTCGATGCCCTGAGTTCAATGGCAAATCTGGCGGGCTACCGGGCCGTCATTGAGGCGGCTAACCAGTTTGGTCGAGGGTTTACGGGGCAAATTACAGCGGCTGGAAAGATTCCTCCCTGTAAGGTGCTGGTGATTGGGGCCGGAGTGGCTGGATTGGCCGCAATTGGCACAGCCCGTGGGTTAGGGGCGATTGTGCGGGCCTTTGATACGCGCCCGGTGGTGAAAGAGCAAGTGCAGAGTATGGGAGCCGAGTTCCTAGAACTGAACTTTGCAGAAGAGGGTGAAGGCACGGGCGGCTATGCCAAAGTGATGAGCCCTGCGTTTATCGCAGCAGAAATGGCCCTTTTCGCTGAGCAAGCTAAAGAAGTGGATGTCATTATTACCACCGCTTTGGTGCCCGGTAAAACAGCTCCCCACCTGGTGACCCAGGAGATGGTAAAAGTCATGAAGCCAGGGTCGGTTATCGTCGATCTGGCTGCGGAACAGGGAGGGAACTGTGAACTCACCCGACCAGGCGAAATCTATGACTATAACGGGGTCAAGATTATTGGTTTCACAGATTTGGCAAGCCGCATGGCCAACCAGGCCAGTCAGCTATATGGCAATAATTTAGTGCACCTGCTGAGTGACCTGGGGGGGGCAGAGCACTACACCCTAGATATGAATGACGACGTGATTCGGCAAACGACTGTCGTCATGGCCGGTGAGGTGGTATGGCCTGCTCCACCTTTGCAATCGCTGACGCAAGCCACGCCGTCGCCAACAGGTACTGATACCGGCTCCGTGCAGGAAGCGCTGAAACCCGCTAAAGCGAGCTTAGTCAAACAACTCGTGTGGCCCATTTTGATCGGCATTGCTCTGATTGGCATTGGTGTAGGGGCACCAGAGTCGTTTTTGTCTCACTTCACGGTATTTGTTCTGGCTATCTTCTTGGGGTGGAAGGTGATTTGGGATGTGACCCCAGCGCTGCATACCCCACTGATGAGTGTCACGAATGCCATCAGCGGCATCATCATCATTGGGGGGATGCTGCAAATTTCAGGGGAGCTGATGTCGGCTACGACCATCCTGGGGGCGATCGCTATCTTTGTCGGAACCCTCAATATCGCTGGCGGCTTTTTTGTCAGCCAACGAATGCTGAACATGTTCCATAAGTAA